The Pyrodictium delaneyi genome contains a region encoding:
- a CDS encoding DNA polymerase sliding clamp, producing MAKARLSYPDAKSFYNMLDAISKIVDEVTMIITNDGIKAIALDPAHVALITIELPPESFIEYEVEGDEVKLGFNVANTAKLIKRGKKGDKLDIEVDEERVTWSIVGATIKRYRVLNLDVPVPEIPEAQLEFKIRVAMIVDPFKNALKDAEAVGDTVELEAPDESTFIIRGVGAATAEAKIRSDSPAVVEFSVDEPGKSAYSIDYLKHVVSLTKVADTISIEFSQDMPLRLQFQLPAGGKVTYLLAPKVA from the coding sequence ATGGCGAAAGCTAGACTGTCATATCCTGACGCAAAGTCGTTCTACAACATGCTTGACGCTATATCCAAGATAGTGGATGAAGTTACAATGATAATAACAAATGACGGTATCAAAGCAATAGCGCTGGACCCTGCTCACGTTGCACTAATAACTATAGAGTTGCCACCAGAGAGCTTCATAGAGTACGAGGTTGAGGGCGACGAAGTAAAGCTAGGATTCAACGTAGCGAACACGGCTAAGCTAATCAAACGAGGAAAGAAAGGAGACAAGCTAGACATAGAAGTAGACGAAGAGAGAGTTACATGGTCAATCGTAGGTGCTACTATAAAGCGCTACCGTGTACTAAACCTTGACGTTCCCGTCCCTGAGATCCCGGAGGCTCAGCTCGAGTTCAAGATAAGGGTAGCAATGATAGTCGATCCCTTCAAGAATGCATTGAAGGACGCCGAAGCTGTTGGCGATACGGTAGAGCTAGAAGCCCCCGACGAGAGCACGTTCATCATAAGAGGTGTGGGAGCTGCGACAGCTGAGGCTAAGATCAGAAGTGACTCACCGGCGGTAGTAGAGTTTAGCGTCGACGAGCCAGGAAAGTCGGCCTATAGCATAGACTATCTAAAACATGTCGTCTCGCTAACAAAAGTTGCCGACACAATATCAATAGAGTTCTCGCAGGATATGCCACTGAGGCTACAGTTCCAGCTGCCAGCCGGAGGTAAGGTAACCTATCTGCTAGCACCCAAAGTAGCATAA
- a CDS encoding ATP-grasp domain-containing protein, with protein MVRIAILHSAPRPTWSSRQLMKSFSELGAQPIYILWNYTSASISSRCPLRYHGKCLDVDAIIVRGLGRGLSVEKYMYRYAFLKTAESHGIAVVNPADALFLARDKFTSLRILHENGIPVPDTIVTEDPSEALREVERLGSAVLKPITGSLGLGSFMVDDTDTAYYVVNLLSSLNQPIYVQEYIEKKNNRDIRIFVVDGRAIASIYRIAPQGYWKTNIARGAKALPASPSSDILETAVRAASVLGLIYAGVDIVENNDGYVVIEVNASPLWRGLQAATGVNPAKELAQAVLQRIKK; from the coding sequence ATGGTTAGGATTGCAATACTACATAGTGCACCGCGACCTACATGGTCTTCGAGACAATTAATGAAATCCTTTTCTGAGCTAGGAGCCCAGCCCATCTACATCTTGTGGAACTATACCTCTGCTAGTATAAGCTCTAGATGCCCTCTACGATATCATGGAAAATGCCTCGATGTAGATGCTATAATTGTGAGAGGACTGGGGCGCGGTCTAAGTGTGGAAAAATACATGTATAGATATGCTTTCTTGAAGACTGCTGAATCTCATGGCATAGCGGTAGTAAATCCTGCAGATGCACTTTTTCTGGCACGCGATAAGTTTACGAGCCTAAGAATACTGCATGAAAATGGCATACCGGTACCTGATACTATAGTCACTGAGGACCCTTCCGAAGCACTTAGAGAAGTAGAGAGACTAGGTAGCGCCGTCCTAAAACCCATTACGGGCAGTTTAGGCCTAGGCTCATTTATGGTAGACGACACCGATACTGCCTACTATGTTGTTAACTTGCTATCCTCGCTTAACCAGCCCATATACGTTCAGGAGTACATCGAGAAGAAGAATAATAGGGATATACGTATATTTGTTGTTGATGGTAGAGCTATAGCCTCAATATACCGCATAGCACCACAAGGCTACTGGAAAACCAATATAGCGCGTGGTGCAAAGGCGTTACCTGCATCACCATCTAGCGACATTCTAGAGACAGCTGTCCGAGCTGCCTCCGTGCTAGGCTTAATATATGCAGGTGTCGATATAGTAGAGAATAATGATGGATATGTTGTAATCGAAGTAAATGCCTCACCGCTATGGAGAGGACTCCAGGCTGCTACGGGGGTTAATCCTGCCAAGGAGCTGGCGCAAGCAGTACTCCAGAGGATAAAGAAGTAA
- a CDS encoding S-methyl-5'-thioadenosine phosphorylase, whose protein sequence is MVQFPPEPPVRAEIGIIGGSGLYDPGIVEEPREVKVYTPYGEPSDYIIVGTVRGRRVAFLPRHGRGHRIPPHKINYRANIWALKSLGVRWIISVSAVGSLREDYRPGDMVVPDQFIDMTKKREYTFFDGPVVAHVSMADPFCEHLRQEIIKVGKELGFRIHEHGTYICIEGPRFSTRAESRIWKDVFKADIIGMTLVPEVNLACEAQICYATIALVTDYDVWADRPVTAEEVTRVMKENTERARRLLYELIPRLPEAPDTARCSCCRSLETALL, encoded by the coding sequence ATGGTGCAGTTTCCTCCAGAGCCTCCTGTCAGAGCAGAGATAGGCATCATAGGTGGCAGCGGGCTTTATGACCCAGGTATAGTTGAGGAGCCCCGTGAAGTCAAGGTGTATACGCCGTACGGTGAGCCTAGCGATTACATTATTGTCGGGACTGTTAGGGGAAGACGTGTCGCGTTCCTCCCGAGGCACGGCAGGGGCCACCGCATACCCCCGCACAAGATTAACTACCGTGCCAACATCTGGGCTCTCAAGAGCCTAGGCGTTAGATGGATTATATCTGTGTCAGCTGTGGGGTCTCTCCGGGAGGATTATCGTCCAGGCGACATGGTTGTCCCAGACCAGTTCATAGACATGACTAAGAAGAGAGAGTACACCTTCTTTGACGGTCCAGTGGTCGCACACGTGAGCATGGCTGATCCGTTCTGCGAACACCTTAGACAAGAGATCATAAAGGTTGGTAAAGAGCTAGGCTTTAGGATACACGAACACGGTACATACATATGCATTGAAGGGCCACGATTCTCTACAAGGGCCGAGAGTCGGATATGGAAGGACGTATTCAAGGCTGATATCATAGGGATGACACTAGTACCAGAGGTAAACCTTGCCTGCGAGGCACAGATATGCTATGCCACTATAGCACTCGTAACAGACTATGACGTATGGGCTGATAGACCTGTCACAGCAGAGGAAGTAACTAGGGTCATGAAGGAGAATACTGAGCGTGCACGACGGCTGCTATACGAGCTTATACCCAGGCTACCAGAGGCCCCCGACACGGCGAGGTGCAGTTGCTGCCGCTCACTCGAGACAGCACTACTCTAA
- a CDS encoding class I SAM-dependent methyltransferase, with protein sequence MSTELLDDTSSPVELYEFKPRPYAIPGYIIHDTLSKCSASSMTTARGLYGVMLRCKDNYLEIRVGDKELLLDFDEVSNIRDNFIYTILNDDNPVLYPIEIRRGNAYMRLHFTRDLDAPTLIVNGVHMHRMSSDIGPLRDANYKVRAARVRRGHIVLDVCTGLGYTTIASLHHGAERVYTVEVSREVLAIAQLNPWSAKLANSKVKIILADASKLVERLPDNTFDRIIHDPPRFSMAGELYSRDFYRELFRVLKPGGILFHYTGEPLRSRGHGHGPIVRGVIQRLQYVGFVRVRYDDRAQGVVAVKPRE encoded by the coding sequence ATGTCCACCGAGCTATTAGATGATACGTCGTCCCCGGTAGAGCTTTACGAGTTCAAGCCGCGACCCTATGCTATCCCAGGTTACATCATACACGATACCCTGAGCAAGTGCAGCGCCAGCTCAATGACAACGGCCAGGGGGCTATACGGGGTTATGCTGCGCTGTAAGGATAATTACTTAGAGATAAGAGTTGGAGACAAAGAACTCTTACTAGATTTTGATGAGGTTAGCAACATTCGTGATAACTTCATCTACACCATACTGAATGACGATAATCCCGTATTATACCCTATAGAGATTAGGCGCGGGAATGCATACATGAGGCTTCATTTTACTCGGGATCTGGATGCACCTACCCTAATAGTGAATGGAGTGCATATGCATAGGATGAGTAGTGACATAGGTCCGCTCCGCGACGCCAACTATAAGGTTAGAGCAGCCCGTGTAAGACGAGGTCATATAGTGCTTGATGTCTGCACAGGCCTAGGCTATACAACAATAGCTTCGTTACATCATGGCGCCGAACGAGTATATACAGTCGAGGTGAGCCGTGAAGTCCTAGCAATAGCACAGCTTAATCCTTGGAGTGCAAAACTAGCCAACAGCAAGGTAAAGATTATACTAGCCGATGCCAGCAAACTTGTAGAGCGTTTGCCCGATAACACCTTTGACCGGATTATTCATGATCCACCACGTTTTAGCATGGCCGGCGAACTCTATAGCAGGGATTTTTATAGGGAACTATTCCGGGTACTTAAGCCCGGAGGAATCCTCTTTCATTATACTGGCGAGCCGCTACGTTCACGCGGCCACGGTCACGGCCCCATAGTACGGGGTGTTATACAGCGACTACAGTACGTGGGATTCGTAAGGGTGAGATACGACGATCGTGCCCAAGGCGTGGTAGCAGTTAAGCCCCGCGAGTAG
- a CDS encoding SWIM zinc finger family protein, which yields MSIPCSAPSSSKTYYRGSKRLLLEAARIINQGRLVYIRRHDNNTYVAVVKGSNGYYIVYYNKLSGYLRCTCPASMYNKPCKHTIAVKMYIDNLLLNTGEQHWGQPKPPSST from the coding sequence ATGAGTATACCTTGCTCTGCGCCAAGTAGCTCCAAGACGTACTACAGGGGCTCTAAAAGACTACTTTTAGAAGCAGCACGAATAATAAATCAGGGCAGACTAGTATATATTAGGAGACACGACAACAATACCTACGTTGCAGTCGTTAAGGGGAGCAACGGCTACTACATAGTATACTACAACAAGCTCAGCGGTTACTTACGTTGCACATGTCCCGCATCTATGTATAACAAACCATGTAAACATACAATTGCAGTGAAAATGTACATAGATAATCTGTTATTAAACACTGGGGAGCAACATTGGGGTCAGCCGAAACCTCCTTCATCAACCTAG
- a CDS encoding geranylgeranylglycerol-phosphate geranylgeranyltransferase codes for MTKAIDFVKGVAELTRPHNLIVAVVTTFIGYGIVSKTYGYQLADKTFIWPALVVVLIAAAGYVINDYYDIETDRIAKPWRPLVSGIVSPHTARILAYTLFALGLAISAIMNPYILLFVAANALLLHEYSRWIKRTGFIGNTVVAYNSAATILFGGLTRSIELDALVPYAVLIPAIYAFLFVLGREIVKGIEDIEGDRRAGIYTIAVAYGAERARSMAILLLGAVVAISPIPALLGIYNVLYAVFAVIVDVTILLSLITLYKANNIDEIIAAARKARSLLKVGFLAGGLAFTLGLL; via the coding sequence ATGACTAAAGCTATAGACTTCGTAAAAGGAGTTGCAGAGCTAACAAGACCGCATAATCTAATAGTAGCAGTAGTAACTACGTTCATAGGATATGGCATAGTATCAAAGACGTATGGTTATCAACTAGCAGACAAGACATTCATATGGCCTGCATTAGTTGTCGTGCTCATCGCGGCTGCTGGTTACGTAATAAACGACTACTACGATATAGAAACTGATAGAATAGCTAAGCCCTGGAGACCACTAGTCTCTGGCATAGTGTCACCACATACAGCAAGAATACTGGCCTATACCCTATTCGCGCTAGGCCTAGCAATATCAGCTATTATGAATCCATACATACTCTTATTCGTTGCTGCTAATGCATTGTTGCTTCACGAGTATTCACGCTGGATAAAGAGAACAGGATTCATAGGCAACACCGTCGTTGCATATAATTCTGCTGCAACAATACTCTTTGGAGGGCTAACGAGAAGTATAGAGCTAGACGCGCTAGTGCCTTATGCAGTATTAATACCAGCCATTTATGCGTTCCTCTTTGTACTGGGTAGGGAGATCGTAAAGGGTATCGAAGACATAGAAGGCGATAGAAGGGCTGGTATCTACACTATAGCGGTAGCGTATGGTGCTGAGCGTGCACGTAGCATGGCTATACTCCTCCTAGGAGCTGTTGTTGCTATAAGTCCAATACCGGCGCTACTAGGCATATATAACGTGCTATACGCGGTATTTGCGGTCATAGTGGATGTGACGATACTGTTATCACTTATTACACTTTACAAGGCTAACAATATAGACGAGATCATAGCCGCAGCTAGGAAGGCAAGGAGCCTCCTTAAAGTCGGCTTTCTAGCAGGTGGACTCGCCTTTACACTGGGCCTGCTATGA
- a CDS encoding tRNA(Phe) 7-((3-amino-3-carboxypropyl)-4-demethylwyosine(37)-N(4))-methyltransferase, which yields MHADLPPSTCNTESWTKLRDQLREGFTRALKDNKIDSDIVDLLLALNSIPTIATSSSCSGRIAVFSAPSPGDKRRGGIVYKWHRPVSPMELGKAIEEAIKIGYRHVWVSAQPPILALHTCCIRLAELIADIAIQAGYKYTGYKFTSRSYYMFIIGSERIDVPVSFNNRIIIDLDYTILADMLNTYLLLGKRKLNRLRRAISSSLDVLQRGCEEATLD from the coding sequence ATGCATGCGGATCTACCACCGAGCACTTGTAACACGGAGTCTTGGACTAAGCTAAGAGACCAACTGCGCGAAGGCTTTACCCGTGCACTTAAAGACAATAAGATAGATAGCGATATCGTAGACCTACTGTTAGCCCTCAACTCCATACCTACAATAGCTACGTCGAGTTCATGTAGCGGCCGTATCGCAGTGTTTTCGGCTCCCTCGCCTGGCGATAAGCGCCGAGGAGGTATAGTGTATAAATGGCATCGGCCAGTAAGTCCCATGGAGCTAGGGAAAGCGATAGAGGAGGCTATAAAGATAGGCTATAGACACGTCTGGGTCTCGGCACAACCCCCTATACTAGCACTACACACTTGCTGCATCAGACTAGCCGAGCTTATAGCAGACATAGCTATTCAAGCTGGCTACAAATATACTGGCTACAAGTTCACCTCTAGATCCTACTATATGTTCATAATTGGTTCTGAAAGAATAGACGTACCGGTCTCATTCAATAACCGGATCATAATTGATCTCGACTATACTATACTTGCAGACATGCTTAACACGTATTTATTACTAGGCAAGCGTAAGCTCAATAGACTACGTAGAGCCATATCGTCTAGCCTAGACGTGTTGCAGAGAGGCTGTGAAGAAGCTACCCTAGACTGA
- a CDS encoding C/D box methylation guide ribonucleoprotein complex aNOP56 subunit (functions along with aFIB and aL7a; guides 2'-O-methylation of ribose to specific sites in RNAs), which yields MKVYIVDHFTGSYALNEQKDLVAYEHAPKSLDDMVEEALKIERGEPTAAYLRLLDKLKEMGITTLVVETSEMARVASGRGFEVEVKPANEIARYFRGNVVEIVTSTEFVKNEEEFYKLLHEFTIETTRRKLRRAAQKRDLLAAQAIRAIDDIDKTTNLFAARLREWYSLHFPELDDLVREHEDYVKIVAELGHRDNITVENLIKLGFSEEKAKKIAEAASKSMGADYPEFDIQPMQRLARITLELYKLRRDLSDYIAQVMKEVAPNITALVGPLLGARLISLAGGLEELAYLPASTIQVLGAEKALFRALRTGGKPPKHGIIFQYPDIHRSPRWQRGKIARALAAKLAIAAKVDYFTGRFIGDKLKEALRKRIEEIKRIYKKPPKRKEIKPTKPAKPARPARGKKARKGRKGKGKGKRR from the coding sequence ATGAAGGTTTATATCGTTGACCACTTTACCGGCAGCTATGCGCTCAATGAGCAGAAGGACCTAGTAGCCTATGAGCATGCCCCAAAGAGCCTCGACGATATGGTCGAGGAGGCACTCAAGATAGAGCGTGGTGAGCCTACTGCAGCCTACCTTAGGCTACTCGACAAGCTAAAGGAGATGGGTATTACGACGTTAGTAGTCGAGACTAGTGAGATGGCTAGAGTAGCCTCTGGTAGAGGCTTTGAGGTAGAGGTTAAGCCTGCCAATGAGATTGCACGCTACTTCCGCGGTAATGTAGTAGAGATAGTGACTAGCACAGAATTTGTAAAGAATGAGGAAGAGTTCTACAAGCTCCTCCATGAGTTCACTATAGAGACTACTAGGAGGAAGCTGCGTCGAGCAGCACAGAAACGTGACCTACTAGCAGCACAAGCCATAAGAGCTATAGATGATATAGATAAGACAACAAACCTCTTCGCTGCGAGGCTGCGTGAATGGTATAGCCTACATTTCCCCGAGCTTGATGACCTTGTGCGTGAGCACGAGGATTATGTAAAGATAGTGGCTGAACTCGGTCATCGTGACAACATAACGGTTGAGAACCTAATTAAGCTGGGCTTCAGCGAAGAAAAGGCCAAGAAAATAGCAGAGGCAGCATCAAAGAGTATGGGTGCAGATTACCCAGAGTTCGATATACAGCCTATGCAGAGGCTAGCAAGGATAACTCTAGAGCTGTACAAACTACGTAGAGACCTCTCAGACTACATAGCCCAGGTAATGAAGGAGGTAGCACCAAACATAACAGCACTAGTAGGCCCACTGCTAGGTGCGCGCCTCATAAGCCTTGCTGGTGGCCTAGAGGAGCTAGCATACCTACCTGCAAGCACTATACAGGTACTGGGCGCCGAGAAGGCGCTCTTCCGCGCTCTAAGAACGGGAGGAAAGCCGCCAAAGCATGGCATAATATTCCAGTACCCCGACATACATCGTAGCCCGCGCTGGCAGCGTGGTAAGATAGCTAGAGCGCTAGCAGCCAAGCTAGCCATTGCTGCTAAGGTAGACTACTTCACGGGCAGGTTCATTGGCGATAAGTTGAAAGAGGCTCTCCGTAAGAGGATTGAAGAGATCAAGAGGATATACAAGAAGCCGCCAAAGAGGAAGGAGATTAAGCCAACAAAGCCCGCTAAGCCAGCCCGCCCGGCACGTGGCAAGAAGGCTAGAAAGGGCAGAAAGGGCAAGGGTAAAGGCAAAAGGAGGTAA
- a CDS encoding fibrillarin-like rRNA/tRNA 2'-O-methyltransferase — protein sequence MVEVVNVYEHERYKGVYVVELEDGSTRLATVNLAPGKRVYGERLFKWEDKELREWNPYRSKLAAALLKGIEELPIKPGHRILYLGAATGTTPSHVSDIIGLEGKIYALDVAPRVMRELIAVCETRPNMLPLLADAKKPYEYRHIVELVDGVYADVAQPEQAEIVADNADFFLKEGGYLLLAIKARSIDVTKEPSEVFRNQIEVLKNRGFEIVDMVHLEPFDKDHAMVYARYKPQK from the coding sequence ATGGTGGAGGTAGTTAACGTTTATGAGCACGAGCGCTACAAGGGCGTCTACGTAGTAGAACTCGAAGATGGATCTACACGCCTCGCCACAGTAAACCTAGCACCCGGGAAAAGAGTGTACGGCGAGAGGCTATTCAAGTGGGAGGACAAGGAACTCAGAGAGTGGAACCCCTATCGTAGTAAGCTTGCAGCAGCACTCCTAAAGGGTATCGAAGAGCTCCCAATAAAGCCAGGGCACAGAATACTATACCTAGGTGCAGCAACAGGTACCACACCCAGCCATGTATCCGACATAATAGGGCTAGAAGGTAAGATATACGCGCTTGATGTAGCTCCACGTGTTATGAGGGAACTGATAGCGGTTTGTGAGACACGGCCAAACATGCTACCACTCCTAGCAGACGCTAAGAAGCCATACGAGTACCGTCACATAGTTGAGCTTGTTGACGGCGTATACGCGGATGTTGCACAGCCAGAGCAGGCAGAAATAGTCGCGGATAATGCGGACTTCTTCCTAAAGGAGGGCGGCTACCTCCTACTAGCGATAAAGGCTAGGAGCATCGACGTCACCAAGGAGCCTAGCGAGGTATTCCGCAACCAGATAGAGGTGCTAAAGAACCGTGGCTTCGAAATAGTAGACATGGTGCACCTAGAGCCCTTCGATAAAGATCACGCAATGGTTTATGCAAGGTATAAGCCGCAGAAATAA
- a CDS encoding DUF61 family protein — protein MAYPGERLHRYIYHKAYRDKQFFESLRPAEYKNLSVLLEEDEPGVRLASGQYYMFSREDLETLRNMLPWYLHSLVKLPFFFIYSRTGHVGSYKLVGPDRWAARAIGYILEGDLTQEKWELSGSEMERLLALLKSLIIVSLSISL, from the coding sequence ATGGCTTATCCTGGGGAGAGACTACATCGATACATATATCACAAGGCATATAGAGACAAGCAGTTCTTCGAATCTTTGCGCCCAGCAGAGTATAAGAACCTATCTGTGTTACTAGAAGAAGATGAGCCAGGTGTACGGCTGGCATCTGGACAATACTATATGTTCAGCAGAGAGGATCTAGAGACTTTGAGGAATATGCTTCCTTGGTATCTACATAGCTTAGTAAAGCTTCCATTCTTCTTCATATACTCACGTACTGGGCACGTCGGTAGTTATAAGCTGGTAGGGCCGGATAGGTGGGCTGCACGGGCAATAGGGTATATCCTAGAGGGCGACCTTACACAAGAGAAGTGGGAGCTTAGTGGGAGTGAAATGGAACGATTACTTGCGTTGCTTAAAAGCCTTATAATAGTCTCTCTATCAATTTCACTATAA
- a CDS encoding transcriptional regulator, translating to MRVVEDVVRETIKTLQMYGYSVDKVVYPEDPRKRSIDIVASRKGDNPLLVKVIDDAIQLQPRELRELRECSLLLDAAGLVVADRDNGIEIDDMVAHERSGVYIVSAAGLRAALSNSIYVVRRQGNYYMRVDGEKLREERSRKGYSLGDLASMLSVSRRSIYMYEQEEVDISLNTALRLMDIFGEEVFKPIPILREKPEQRRIQRLPSRRVGSEPSETEKAVETIVRAGGEAVETKRIPPDVVARLRDDKMLIVIERKRERRLEKRVYEAAKVAMKVVAKVIAVTHRREYRNELEDYGVDVYTSIDEFISEVSIEEDRE from the coding sequence ATGCGAGTCGTAGAGGACGTAGTGCGTGAAACGATAAAGACGCTGCAAATGTACGGATACAGTGTTGACAAGGTAGTATACCCAGAGGATCCTAGGAAGCGTAGCATAGACATTGTGGCTTCACGTAAGGGGGATAACCCGCTACTCGTAAAAGTCATTGATGATGCTATACAGTTGCAGCCAAGAGAGCTCAGAGAACTTAGAGAGTGTAGCCTGCTCCTGGACGCAGCGGGGCTAGTAGTAGCTGATAGGGATAATGGTATCGAAATAGACGACATGGTGGCGCATGAGCGCTCTGGCGTCTATATAGTGAGTGCAGCTGGCTTGAGAGCGGCCCTTAGCAACTCCATCTACGTTGTAAGGAGGCAGGGCAACTACTACATGCGGGTAGACGGGGAGAAGCTTAGAGAAGAAAGGTCAAGGAAAGGCTACAGCCTAGGCGATCTAGCTTCAATGCTCAGTGTGAGCCGTAGAAGCATATACATGTATGAGCAAGAGGAAGTAGATATATCGTTGAACACTGCGCTGCGATTAATGGACATATTTGGTGAGGAAGTGTTTAAGCCTATACCTATACTCCGTGAGAAGCCGGAACAGCGACGTATCCAGAGGCTTCCAAGCCGTAGAGTTGGCAGCGAACCCTCTGAGACGGAGAAGGCAGTAGAGACCATAGTCAGGGCTGGTGGCGAGGCTGTCGAGACAAAGCGTATACCACCAGATGTAGTAGCTAGGCTAAGAGACGACAAGATGCTAATAGTTATAGAGCGTAAACGCGAGCGTCGCCTTGAAAAGAGAGTCTATGAAGCAGCAAAGGTGGCCATGAAGGTTGTCGCGAAAGTCATAGCTGTCACGCACAGACGCGAATACCGCAACGAGCTAGAGGACTACGGTGTAGACGTATATACCAGTATTGACGAGTTTATATCAGAAGTTAGCATCGAAGAGGACCGGGAATAA
- the aspS gene encoding aspartate--tRNA(Asn) ligase: protein MAISLRSRIHVAELLSKGEVGKEYTVAGWVDTVRAHGGIVFVVLRDRTGKIQLVVKKNVSKDAWKTAKNLTPESVIAAHGTLVESKAALGGRELVVSELVVYSKADPLPIDIKDHSKTILAKRLDWRFLDLRNPRNLLIFLVEAEMARAAREWFYEHGFVEIFTSKIVGAATEGGAEVFSIVYFDKPAFLAQSPQLYKQMGVIAGFERVFEIGPAFRAEPHHTTRHLTEYTSVDLEMGFIDSFEDVMDAVEGVVRAMIRRAISVYGNQIREYFPDAVLEEPKDIPRITIREAYKLLESAGVEVEWGDDLSSEGERKLGEIIEREYGSPIVFVTEYPWRARPFYTMKKPDDPEWTLSFDLLFRGLEIATGGQREHRYEVLVKQIEEKGLNPKNFEWYLNMFRYGAPPHGGAGIGLERVAMQLLGLGNIREARLLPRDPERLTP from the coding sequence TTGGCGATAAGCCTGCGTAGCCGCATACATGTAGCTGAACTTCTCAGCAAGGGTGAGGTCGGTAAGGAGTATACAGTCGCTGGATGGGTTGATACCGTAAGAGCTCATGGCGGTATAGTGTTCGTTGTGCTACGTGATCGTACAGGAAAGATACAGCTAGTAGTCAAGAAAAATGTCTCAAAAGACGCCTGGAAGACAGCCAAGAACCTGACACCAGAGAGTGTGATAGCTGCACACGGAACTCTCGTAGAGAGCAAGGCGGCTCTAGGAGGTCGAGAACTAGTAGTAAGCGAACTCGTAGTATACTCCAAGGCCGATCCACTGCCCATTGATATAAAGGATCACTCTAAGACTATACTTGCAAAGAGGCTCGACTGGCGGTTCCTAGACCTGCGTAACCCGAGGAACCTCTTGATATTCCTAGTCGAGGCAGAGATGGCTAGAGCGGCCCGCGAGTGGTTCTATGAGCATGGGTTCGTAGAGATATTCACCTCAAAGATAGTAGGTGCGGCGACGGAAGGCGGAGCCGAGGTCTTCAGCATAGTATACTTCGACAAGCCAGCCTTCCTAGCACAATCTCCACAGCTTTACAAGCAGATGGGTGTAATAGCTGGGTTTGAACGCGTATTTGAGATAGGACCTGCATTCCGTGCAGAGCCGCACCATACTACGCGTCATCTCACAGAATATACAAGTGTTGACCTAGAGATGGGATTCATAGACAGTTTTGAGGATGTTATGGATGCTGTTGAGGGAGTAGTTCGTGCGATGATAAGGCGGGCTATATCAGTCTACGGTAACCAGATAAGAGAATACTTCCCTGACGCTGTGCTGGAGGAGCCCAAGGACATACCAAGGATAACTATTCGTGAAGCATACAAGCTGCTAGAATCAGCTGGCGTAGAGGTGGAGTGGGGCGACGATCTTAGCAGCGAGGGTGAGAGAAAACTAGGCGAGATAATAGAGCGTGAATACGGCTCACCAATAGTTTTCGTGACCGAATATCCATGGCGGGCTCGGCCATTCTATACTATGAAGAAACCAGATGACCCAGAATGGACTCTAAGCTTCGACCTACTCTTCCGCGGCTTAGAGATAGCTACTGGTGGTCAGCGTGAGCACCGTTACGAGGTGCTAGTCAAGCAGATAGAAGAGAAAGGACTAAATCCCAAGAACTTCGAGTGGTATCTCAACATGTTCCGCTATGGAGCACCACCGCATGGAGGTGCAGGTATAGGCCTTGAGAGAGTTGCTATGCAGCTACTAGGACTCGGCAACATACGTGAAGCCCGCTTGCTGCCACGTGATCCTGAGAGGCTAACCCCCTAG